One Micavibrio aeruginosavorus ARL-13 genomic window carries:
- a CDS encoding indolepyruvate ferredoxin oxidoreductase family protein gives MAQALRKVSLKDKYELHEGVAYMSGLQALARIPLIQRQRDIAAGLNTAGFISGYRGSPLGGYDRELVRAQKYLDPLNVKFVPGVNEDLAATAVWGTQQVNLMPGAKVDGVFGIWYGKAPGVDRSGDVMRHASANGTAPKGGVLAIFGDDHACKSSTLACQSDHALYAMQIPQLYPANIQEFVEYGLLGIAMSRYSGCWTAMKVTSETVETSGTVDLSHENREILIPDETEFKMPAGGVHIRLNDTPREIDFRLQNYKLFACHAFARKNKIDRVIWDSPKPRFGIITSGKSYADVRQALQDLGITEEIAQQIGLRVYKVGMTWPLEPIGIQNFVEGLEEILIVEEKREFIEYQLKQQVYNWEAGRRPPVIVGKYDEKGDVLLPLHNDQSVGLVARVIAQRIERFYRTDRINEALKFYEGYEAKEQGYVPPSLRRPWYCSGCPHNTSTKVPDGSFAMVGIGCHYMVQWMDRNSALCTQMGGEGVPWIGSSPFSETKHIFANLGDGTYFHSGSLAIRASVAAKVNITYKILYNDAVAMTGGQHVDGDLPVWRVAQQVMSEGVAKAWILTEDMGRYKDRSQIPANVPVMGREWLPKIMQECRETPGTTVIIYDQTCAAEKRRRRKRGQYPDPAKRVVINQSVCEGCGDCSVQSNCIAVQPLETEYGRKRQINQSMCNKDFSCLKGFCPSFVTIEGGELRKNAPAKADDVFSSIPMPNVPQMTSAYNILVPGVGGTGVLTVGALLGMAAHLEGKCSAILDSTGLAQKGGEVLSHVRLAPEQDMLHNGHIIAGGTDLLLACDIVSAVGKAAHETLNANKTIAVANIDNTPVAAFVLDNKMDFKNDDIRAELIAATKTQYFVDATLATGVLLGDEMGTNVFMMGYAWQKGLIPVSFEAIDRAIELNGVSIDDNKKAFAFGRLAAHNPTVMDEMVAAARGPLGEEGISKTLEDIIAKRVVYLTDYQDAAYANRYLNAVKRFDAWPDLKEAVAKNYHKLLAYKDEYEVARLYTNGDFIKSVQAQFTGNYKLTFNLAPPIMEQTDPATGRPKKRTFGPWMMGALRLLAKFKGLRGTAFDPFGHLKDRKEERALITEYEAMMDAVLAAVNADNVALCRDILALPDMVRGYGPVKDGNIKIFRGQKAVLLTRLRGGAGAKPETRAAA, from the coding sequence ATGGCACAGGCACTGCGCAAGGTTTCACTGAAAGATAAATACGAGCTGCATGAAGGTGTGGCGTACATGTCCGGTCTTCAGGCCTTGGCGCGTATTCCGTTGATCCAGCGGCAACGTGATATCGCGGCGGGTTTGAATACGGCGGGCTTTATCTCGGGCTACCGTGGATCACCGCTCGGTGGGTATGACCGTGAACTGGTCCGTGCGCAAAAATATCTCGATCCGCTGAACGTGAAATTTGTTCCGGGCGTGAACGAAGATCTGGCCGCCACCGCCGTGTGGGGTACACAACAAGTCAATTTGATGCCGGGGGCCAAGGTCGACGGTGTCTTCGGTATCTGGTACGGCAAGGCCCCGGGTGTAGATCGTAGCGGCGACGTTATGCGTCACGCCAGTGCCAACGGAACCGCGCCCAAGGGTGGCGTTCTGGCCATCTTCGGTGATGACCATGCGTGCAAATCATCTACGCTGGCATGCCAGTCGGATCATGCGTTGTACGCCATGCAAATTCCGCAACTGTACCCGGCGAATATTCAGGAATTTGTTGAATATGGTTTGCTGGGTATTGCCATGTCGCGTTATTCCGGGTGCTGGACGGCGATGAAGGTGACATCGGAAACGGTGGAAACGTCGGGTACGGTGGATCTGTCACACGAAAACCGTGAAATTCTGATCCCCGATGAAACGGAATTCAAAATGCCGGCGGGCGGGGTACATATCCGCCTGAACGACACGCCGCGCGAAATTGATTTCCGTTTACAAAATTACAAACTGTTTGCGTGCCACGCCTTTGCGCGCAAGAACAAGATTGACCGCGTAATCTGGGATTCGCCCAAACCGCGTTTCGGTATTATTACTTCCGGTAAATCCTACGCCGACGTGCGCCAGGCGTTGCAGGATCTGGGTATTACCGAAGAGATTGCGCAACAGATTGGCCTGCGCGTGTACAAGGTTGGAATGACATGGCCGTTGGAGCCGATCGGGATTCAAAATTTCGTCGAAGGATTGGAAGAAATTCTGATCGTCGAGGAAAAGCGCGAATTTATCGAGTACCAGCTGAAGCAACAAGTCTATAACTGGGAAGCCGGGCGTCGCCCGCCGGTGATCGTTGGTAAGTATGATGAGAAGGGCGATGTGCTGTTGCCTTTGCACAACGATCAATCTGTTGGCCTGGTCGCCCGCGTCATCGCGCAGCGGATCGAACGATTCTATCGCACCGATCGGATTAACGAAGCCCTGAAATTCTATGAAGGGTATGAGGCGAAGGAGCAGGGTTATGTGCCACCGTCACTGCGCCGCCCGTGGTATTGCTCTGGCTGCCCGCACAACACATCAACGAAAGTACCGGATGGTTCCTTCGCCATGGTTGGCATCGGGTGCCACTACATGGTGCAATGGATGGACCGTAATTCCGCCCTGTGCACGCAAATGGGTGGCGAAGGGGTACCATGGATTGGTTCATCGCCATTTAGTGAAACAAAACATATTTTCGCCAACCTGGGTGATGGAACGTATTTCCACTCCGGTTCGTTGGCCATTCGCGCATCGGTCGCGGCCAAGGTGAATATTACGTACAAAATCCTGTACAACGACGCGGTCGCCATGACCGGTGGGCAACATGTGGACGGCGATCTTCCCGTCTGGCGCGTCGCGCAACAGGTCATGTCCGAAGGTGTGGCCAAGGCCTGGATTTTGACCGAGGATATGGGCCGGTATAAAGACCGTTCGCAAATCCCGGCGAATGTTCCGGTGATGGGCCGTGAATGGTTGCCGAAAATTATGCAGGAATGCCGCGAAACACCGGGCACGACCGTGATTATTTACGATCAAACCTGTGCCGCCGAAAAACGCCGCCGCCGCAAACGCGGCCAATACCCGGACCCGGCGAAGCGCGTGGTGATTAACCAATCGGTGTGCGAGGGCTGTGGCGATTGCTCCGTTCAATCCAACTGTATTGCCGTGCAACCGCTGGAAACCGAATATGGCCGCAAACGCCAGATCAACCAGTCCATGTGCAACAAGGACTTTTCCTGCCTGAAAGGCTTCTGCCCGTCCTTCGTGACGATTGAGGGCGGAGAATTGCGCAAGAACGCCCCGGCCAAGGCGGATGATGTGTTCTCATCCATTCCGATGCCGAACGTTCCGCAAATGACGAGCGCCTATAACATCCTCGTCCCCGGTGTTGGTGGTACGGGTGTTCTGACCGTTGGGGCGTTGCTGGGCATGGCCGCGCATTTGGAAGGCAAATGCAGTGCCATTCTGGATTCCACAGGCCTGGCACAAAAGGGCGGCGAGGTGCTGAGCCACGTTCGTCTGGCGCCGGAGCAAGACATGCTCCATAACGGCCACATTATTGCGGGCGGCACCGATTTGCTGCTGGCGTGCGATATTGTGTCCGCCGTGGGCAAGGCCGCCCATGAAACACTGAATGCCAATAAAACCATTGCTGTGGCAAATATCGACAATACCCCGGTTGCGGCGTTCGTTCTTGATAACAAAATGGATTTCAAGAACGACGATATCCGCGCGGAGTTGATCGCCGCCACGAAAACGCAATATTTCGTGGATGCGACCCTGGCCACCGGTGTTCTGTTGGGCGATGAAATGGGCACCAACGTGTTCATGATGGGCTATGCCTGGCAGAAGGGATTGATCCCGGTCAGTTTCGAAGCCATTGATCGCGCCATTGAATTGAACGGTGTGTCGATTGATGACAACAAGAAGGCGTTCGCCTTTGGTCGTCTGGCCGCGCACAATCCGACCGTGATGGATGAAATGGTGGCCGCAGCGCGTGGTCCGCTGGGCGAGGAGGGAATCTCCAAAACACTGGAAGACATTATTGCCAAGCGTGTTGTGTATCTGACCGATTATCAGGACGCCGCCTATGCCAATCGTTACCTGAACGCCGTGAAGCGTTTTGATGCGTGGCCGGATTTGAAAGAAGCCGTGGCGAAGAATTACCACAAACTGCTGGCGTACAAGGACGAGTACGAAGTGGCCCGCCTGTACACCAACGGCGATTTCATCAAGTCGGTGCAGGCGCAATTTACGGGCAACTATAAACTGACCTTCAACCTTGCTCCGCCGATCATGGAACAAACCGATCCGGCGACGGGCCGTCCGAAAAAACGCACCTTTGGTCCGTGGATGATGGGGGCTTTGCGCCTGCTGGCCAAGTTCAAGGGCCTGCGCGGCACGGCCTTCGACCCGTTCGGTCATCTGAAAGATCGTAAGGAAGAGCGCGCTTTAATCACGGAATACGAAGCGATGATGGATGCCGTTCTGGCCGCCGTGAATGCCGACAATGTGGCGCTATGCCGCGATATTCTGGCCCTGCCGGATATGGTGCGTGGCTATGGTCCGGTGAAGGATGGCAACATCAAAATCTTCCGCGGCCAAAAGGCTGTCCTGCTGACCCGCCTGCGCGGTGGGGCCGGGGCCAAGCCGGAAACGCGCGCGGCAGCGTAG
- a CDS encoding ArsC family reductase, translating to MAPVKIYGIKNCDTMKKAFTWLDTHNHAYDFHDYKKEGADLDVLKSAIAQHGWDTVINRKGTSWRALPDDVKDNMTEKSAIKAAMDNPSLIKRPLLVKGKTIHLGFTPDDYQKLFK from the coding sequence ATGGCCCCCGTTAAAATCTATGGCATTAAAAATTGTGACACGATGAAGAAGGCCTTCACTTGGCTGGACACGCACAATCACGCCTATGATTTTCACGATTATAAAAAAGAAGGTGCCGATTTAGACGTTTTGAAATCCGCCATCGCCCAACACGGATGGGATACCGTCATCAACCGCAAGGGCACATCATGGCGCGCCCTACCCGATGATGTGAAGGACAACATGACCGAAAAATCGGCAATCAAGGCCGCGATGGATAACCCCAGCCTGATCAAACGCCCATTGCTGGTGAAGGGAAAAACAATCCATTTGGGTTTCACCCCCGACGATTACCAAAAACTTTTCAAATAA
- a CDS encoding isovaleryl-CoA dehydrogenase: MIPYPTLKFGHAEEIEMLREEVYKFAQKELAPRAAEIDHKNEFPNDMWKKFGDLGLLGITVGEEFGGADMGYLAHVIAMEEISRASASVALSYGAHSNLCVNQINRNGNKAQREKYLPKLISGDHVGALAMSEPGAGSDVVSMKLRADKKGDRYVLNGNKMWITNGPDADTLVVYAKTDPDAGSRGITAFIIEKGMKGFTTAQKLDKLGMRGSNTCELVFQDCEVPEENVLGEVGKGVKVLMSGLDYERVVLSGGPLGIMQACMDVVVPYLHERKQFGQSIGEFQLMQGKVADMYTTLSAQRAYVYAVAAACDRGETTRKDAAGCILASAEAATQMALQAIQCLGGNGYINEYPTGRLLRDAKLYEIGAGTSEIRRMLIGRELFEETGNRRVA; encoded by the coding sequence ATGATCCCGTACCCGACACTGAAATTCGGTCATGCCGAAGAAATCGAAATGCTGCGCGAGGAAGTTTATAAATTCGCGCAGAAGGAACTCGCCCCGCGTGCGGCCGAAATCGATCATAAAAATGAATTTCCCAATGATATGTGGAAGAAGTTTGGCGATTTAGGTTTGCTGGGCATCACGGTTGGTGAAGAATTTGGCGGTGCGGATATGGGTTATCTGGCCCATGTGATTGCGATGGAAGAAATTTCCCGTGCGTCCGCCTCCGTTGCCCTGTCCTACGGCGCGCACTCAAACCTGTGCGTGAACCAGATCAACCGCAATGGCAATAAAGCCCAGCGTGAAAAATATCTGCCGAAACTGATTTCTGGCGATCATGTCGGGGCGCTGGCCATGTCCGAACCGGGGGCTGGGTCGGATGTTGTGTCCATGAAACTGCGCGCGGATAAAAAGGGTGACCGTTACGTCCTGAACGGTAACAAAATGTGGATCACCAACGGGCCGGATGCGGATACGCTGGTCGTTTACGCCAAAACCGATCCGGATGCGGGTTCGCGCGGGATCACGGCGTTCATCATTGAAAAAGGCATGAAGGGCTTCACCACCGCGCAGAAGCTGGACAAGCTGGGCATGCGTGGATCCAACACCTGTGAACTGGTGTTCCAGGATTGCGAAGTGCCGGAAGAAAATGTTCTAGGCGAGGTGGGCAAGGGCGTAAAGGTCCTGATGTCCGGTCTGGATTACGAACGTGTTGTTTTGTCCGGCGGTCCGCTGGGCATTATGCAGGCTTGCATGGATGTGGTTGTGCCGTATTTGCACGAACGCAAACAATTCGGCCAGTCGATTGGTGAGTTCCAGTTGATGCAGGGCAAAGTGGCCGATATGTACACGACATTGTCGGCACAGCGTGCGTATGTTTACGCCGTTGCCGCTGCCTGCGATCGTGGCGAAACCACGCGTAAAGATGCCGCCGGATGCATTCTGGCCAGCGCCGAAGCGGCAACGCAAATGGCATTGCAAGCGATTCAATGCCTGGGCGGCAACGGGTATATCAACGAATACCCGACGGGCCGTTTGTTGCGCGATGCGAAATTGTACGAAATCGGTGCGGGCACATCGGAAATTCGCCGCATGTTGATCGGCCGTGAATTGTTCGAAGAAACCGGGAATCGCCGCGTCGCGTAA